In the Nicotiana tabacum cultivar K326 chromosome 16, ASM71507v2, whole genome shotgun sequence genome, one interval contains:
- the LOC107809595 gene encoding F-box/FBD/LRR-repeat protein At1g13570-like isoform X2: MMETKIMKVSGREPSDIISNLPHDVIKFILTCLPLRDAVRTSILSRKWRYNWTKVPKLTLDSRLWKKTKQNISTPRVKFAVILFQLLSLHQGPITECGVSISDLKDCPEIDNLIFFLSRNGIEHLDFKFPKGEKYKLPSSVFTCSHMRHLTLKYCLINLPPAFEAFSRLLTLELYEVTISDKSLENLISCCPKLEHVELEISVPLNSIEVNAPQIRYFYFGTKINSVCFKNTPLLDYVYIVMQDINNGSVERGKCNFMEFFGSLPALKDLNLDYFIIKTLIAGIDEIPVRLPMLLLCLRQLYLCEIRISELNDIRCLFCLIRSSPYLEKIGMEAFNDKGDELPVLEYLEAEYHSDMKLNQLTKVCLKEISGTKPEMELIKLLLAKSLKLETMLIEPCIEPESPQTLVEILKQINEFQRASPRTKVKFIDEV, translated from the exons atgatggaaacgaAGATCATGAAAGTGTCAGGCCGAGAACCTTCTGATATCATAAGCAACCTTCCTCACGATGTAATTAAGTTCATTTTGACGTGTTTGCCTCTGCGAGATGCTGTTAGGACTAGTATCTTGTCGAGGAAATGGAGGTATAACTGGACCAAAGTTCCAAAATTAACGCTTGATAGCAGACTCTGGAAAAAAACCAAGCAGAATATATCAACCCCTAGAGTTAAGTTTGCAGTGATTCTCTTTCAGCTCTTGTCACTTCATCAAGGACCAATTACTGAGTGTGGAGTCTCCATTTCTGATCTGAAAGACTGCCCTGAAATTGACAACTTGATATTTTTCCTGTCAAGGAATGGGATCGAGCATCTCGATTTTAAATTTCCGAAGGGTGAAAAGTACAAATTGCCCTCTTCAGTTTTCACATGTTCACACATGAGGCATTTGACTCTCAAATATTGTTTGATCAATCTTCCACCTGCATTTGAAGCATTTAGTAGGCTTCTTACCCTGGAATTGTATGAAGTCACTATTTCTGACAAATCTCTTGAGAATTTAATATCCTGTTGCCCAAAGCTCGAGCATGTGGAGCTTGAAATCTCAGTCCCTTTGAACTCTATTGAAGTTAATGCTCCTCAAATAAGATACTTCTACTTCGGGACCAAAATAAATTCTGTATGTTTCAAGAATACCCCTCTTCTTGATTATGTTTATATTGTGATGCAAGATATAAATAATGGTTCTGTGGAGAGAGGAAAATGTAATTTTATGGAGTTTTTTGGTTCCTTGCCTGCTCTTAAGGATCTCAACTTGGATTATTTTATTATCAAG ACACTAATTGCAGGAATAGATGAAATCCCGGTGAGGCTTCCCATGCTTCTTCTCTGTCTTAGACAGCTTTACCTATGCGAGATTCGTATAAGCGAGTTAAATGATATACGCTGTCTTTTTTGCTTGATTAGAAGCTCCCCATATTTGGAAAAAATTGGAATGGAG GCATTTAATGACAAAGGAGATGAACTTCCTGTTCTTGAATATTTGGAAGCTGAATACCATTCAGACATGAAGTTGAATCAGCTTACCAAAGTTTGCTTGAAAGAAATTAGTGGCACAAAGCCTGAGATGGAACTGATCAAGCTTCTGTTGGCCAAGTCTCTGAAGTTGGAGACTATGCTAATTGAGCCTTGCATAGAGCCTGAATCTCCTCAAACATTAGTTGAGATACTGAAACAGATTAATGAATTTCAGAGGGCATCCCCTAGAACAAAAGTCAAATTTATAGACGAAGTCTAA
- the LOC107809595 gene encoding F-box/FBD/LRR-repeat protein At1g13570-like isoform X1, giving the protein MSSVVSRLFYRFSKMMETKIMKVSGREPSDIISNLPHDVIKFILTCLPLRDAVRTSILSRKWRYNWTKVPKLTLDSRLWKKTKQNISTPRVKFAVILFQLLSLHQGPITECGVSISDLKDCPEIDNLIFFLSRNGIEHLDFKFPKGEKYKLPSSVFTCSHMRHLTLKYCLINLPPAFEAFSRLLTLELYEVTISDKSLENLISCCPKLEHVELEISVPLNSIEVNAPQIRYFYFGTKINSVCFKNTPLLDYVYIVMQDINNGSVERGKCNFMEFFGSLPALKDLNLDYFIIKTLIAGIDEIPVRLPMLLLCLRQLYLCEIRISELNDIRCLFCLIRSSPYLEKIGMEAFNDKGDELPVLEYLEAEYHSDMKLNQLTKVCLKEISGTKPEMELIKLLLAKSLKLETMLIEPCIEPESPQTLVEILKQINEFQRASPRTKVKFIDEV; this is encoded by the exons ATGTCTTCTGTTGTCTCCAGACTCTTCTATCGATtctctaaaatgatggaaacgaAGATCATGAAAGTGTCAGGCCGAGAACCTTCTGATATCATAAGCAACCTTCCTCACGATGTAATTAAGTTCATTTTGACGTGTTTGCCTCTGCGAGATGCTGTTAGGACTAGTATCTTGTCGAGGAAATGGAGGTATAACTGGACCAAAGTTCCAAAATTAACGCTTGATAGCAGACTCTGGAAAAAAACCAAGCAGAATATATCAACCCCTAGAGTTAAGTTTGCAGTGATTCTCTTTCAGCTCTTGTCACTTCATCAAGGACCAATTACTGAGTGTGGAGTCTCCATTTCTGATCTGAAAGACTGCCCTGAAATTGACAACTTGATATTTTTCCTGTCAAGGAATGGGATCGAGCATCTCGATTTTAAATTTCCGAAGGGTGAAAAGTACAAATTGCCCTCTTCAGTTTTCACATGTTCACACATGAGGCATTTGACTCTCAAATATTGTTTGATCAATCTTCCACCTGCATTTGAAGCATTTAGTAGGCTTCTTACCCTGGAATTGTATGAAGTCACTATTTCTGACAAATCTCTTGAGAATTTAATATCCTGTTGCCCAAAGCTCGAGCATGTGGAGCTTGAAATCTCAGTCCCTTTGAACTCTATTGAAGTTAATGCTCCTCAAATAAGATACTTCTACTTCGGGACCAAAATAAATTCTGTATGTTTCAAGAATACCCCTCTTCTTGATTATGTTTATATTGTGATGCAAGATATAAATAATGGTTCTGTGGAGAGAGGAAAATGTAATTTTATGGAGTTTTTTGGTTCCTTGCCTGCTCTTAAGGATCTCAACTTGGATTATTTTATTATCAAG ACACTAATTGCAGGAATAGATGAAATCCCGGTGAGGCTTCCCATGCTTCTTCTCTGTCTTAGACAGCTTTACCTATGCGAGATTCGTATAAGCGAGTTAAATGATATACGCTGTCTTTTTTGCTTGATTAGAAGCTCCCCATATTTGGAAAAAATTGGAATGGAG GCATTTAATGACAAAGGAGATGAACTTCCTGTTCTTGAATATTTGGAAGCTGAATACCATTCAGACATGAAGTTGAATCAGCTTACCAAAGTTTGCTTGAAAGAAATTAGTGGCACAAAGCCTGAGATGGAACTGATCAAGCTTCTGTTGGCCAAGTCTCTGAAGTTGGAGACTATGCTAATTGAGCCTTGCATAGAGCCTGAATCTCCTCAAACATTAGTTGAGATACTGAAACAGATTAATGAATTTCAGAGGGCATCCCCTAGAACAAAAGTCAAATTTATAGACGAAGTCTAA